The nucleotide sequence ACTGATTTGCAGTTCACAGACCTTGTTCACAAGTGGAACTGAACTCAAACCAACTTATTTATTGCAAAATGCATCAGGATGCGTTTTAGGGAAAATAAGGTACAACATAATAAGCCGGCTTTAGCAGAGAAATTCAGTGTTGTTTCTTCCCGGTTGCGACTTCCCAAGCCTGTAAAACGTGGTTCACAATTTCTGCCACACCAACCCCATGCTTCACCTGCATATATATGCAAAACTTGTATTAAGTACATGATATCTTAAGTTCTCCAGTAGCAAGGCCAATGATATATATCTCATGATGTTGGTACAGCTTATATGGGAATGAGGAAATTTGCCACATGTCCCAAATATtgaaatagaaacaaaaaagaaaatccacACAGCACCATAAATTCCAAAACCGAACAGAAAATATAGTATTATTGCACACAACTGATGCTATTGAAAGACAAAAACATGTGTGCAACCAACCTGAGCGAAGACAAATGGGCCTCCATCACGCATGCGGAGAGCATCCCGTTCCATGACTCCTAAGTCAGCTCCAACTGCCGGTGCAAGGTCTGTTTTGTTTATTACCTGATGTTCATGTAATTAGTATGCTAGATGACCATATTTACTTCTGCAGATATTATGAAGCAGGAAAGTAGGAAATCACATACAAGGAGATCAGCCTGGGTAATGCCTGGCCCCCCTTTTCGAGGAATTTTATCACCGCCAGATACATCTATTATGTAAATAATGTAATCAGCCAGCTCCCTGCTGAAGTTGGCAGCTAAGTTATCTGCAGTAAGACCAGCATATGTATGATAATATTAAAACCAGTTATCACTGAATTCAGCCAAATAAATTATTAACTAAGCAGCACGGACACGCCAAAATGGGCTCCGCACCCGCACTGAGTGCGGCAGGGACGCGGATGCAGCTGGGACACGCCGGATTCGGCTGCGACTCGCTAAGAATTTCGAAGCACAATTTTGTTTGCTtcgaggagagagagagtgcagGTGGGGTTAAATTGTCAaagaagaggggaaaaaaacatcATTAAATGATGCATGAAAGACGGATAGACTGAGACAGAGAGGggcataatattataatatttaatacctTTGACTCATGGACAAAACTCTCTCTGTATTAATtggttccaagttccaaccatCCCAATTTTACCTTTTTCTCTACTAGCTCCCCAGATTCATCATCAGTTGGTTTATTTACCATAAAAGAAATGGGTGAGAGGGCTGGAGTTCtgacatataaattataattataaaaaacatttttttattagCCGAGTCGCCCCGCACCCGCATCCTAGATTCTTTGAGAATTTACGAATCGATGTATCCCCGCACCCGCATCCCGTGTCGCCGTATCCGAGTCGGTGCTGCCTAGATTATTAACCTTTTCCTTGATAACAAATAAATTCTGATAAAGGAAGCTCAGAATAGCACGAGTACATAGGATACGTATAACATATGCCTCAGAGCTCACAGCAGAAGGAGGGGGGTGGAGCAATACCTAATTCTAAAAGAAAGACCATTCCTTTTAGCCCTAAATTGATGTCCTGCATTTCTGTTATGGTATCATTCTACATATAATCAGCCGTAATTCACTTTTTATTTATTGGGAGAATCCAAGTACTCCCAGAAACCGCTCTTAGAGATGCTGCTACTTTCCATAATACCCCAGGTGCTATTATTTTGGTTAATATATATGCCAGCGCCAAAGAGGATCCAAATTTTATTGCAGCAGTTTGAAGCTGACAACAAAAGCCAATTACTGATGTGCAACGAGAAAAATATCAGTCCATTATAGCATCACTGCAAGAAAAGTACATAACCAGAATTTGTATCcattgaaattacctccaccagATTCACAAAGAAGTATGTCTGTTTTGTATAAGTTAGAAAGTTCCTCAAGAGGGCCAAGATTGATGCTGATGTCTTCACGAATTGCAGCATGGGGACATCCTCCAGTTTCTACAGCACGTATTCTTTCTTCAGGAAGTGCCCCATTCTTAACCAAGAACTCACCATCCTCCTTCGTGAATATATCATTTGTCACCTGaagtaaaaaaatttcttaatctGTCTTCCATTTAACTAATCATTAACATGGGGCAGTAAAAATGTGGAAAGGGAAAATAATAGAATGAGATCATCAACCCATAGTAACTAATTGGTTCTAAGTACTTGAGTTCTGGGATTAACCAACAGAACTAGAGCCTAATCTTGATGGTTTGGGTCTCTCAGACCAAAGCATTACCTACTTTAGTAGCTGTTACACAAAATCGTAACATATGAATCCATGAAAAACTCAATAGAACTAGAATGGGAACTCATAAAAATTCAGATTGATAACAGAAACTCATGAATTCTTTACAGACTATACTTACTGCAGCAAGACTGTATTTGTCCCTTAAATATCTACACAAAGCCAGCATCAATGCCGTTTTCCTGTACAGCACAACAAGGCATTTCATCAGCGTCCATATAGTTAGCTTGAGTCAGTTAGCAAACTTAGTCTCCAGAGGACCAGATTAAATAGTATGATCTCCTCTTATTAAATCTCATCTAAGGCATACTTACTGGACATTCCTTTATTTGCGTTAGAATTTCAAGTGTATGCGATAAAAGAACAACATCTATTATTTTCTGAAGCCTGAAGGCCCtgaaccaagtaatgtttgaacaTTTATCTTGGATAATACTTCCCATGctctcaaaattttaaaaataataataataatttccaTGAAATCAAAATTCCATCTATAATCAGTCAACTGCAATACATTAATCTTTTCAAACAAAGATAGAGGGCCCGCGGGGACTTAGagatctctctctctgtctctctaatGAGTGAACAATCAATTATGATAGCAATATTAGTTAGaatgaaaatttgaagaaaataggATTATACCCAGTACCGACAGGGCCGCCAATACCAACAGTGAAAGCTCTCTCATTGAAATCCCTAGTGACCAGTGGCGGAGCTCTTCTGCTGAAGTATCCAGGAGAGTATATGGGCTCGTGTGAGTGTGGTGCCAATCCATCATGGCTATGGTACACCTTCCCGTCTTCACCTACCCATGAATTCGTCGGATTAGCGTGATCTTGATGCTGATGGtcatggtgatggtggtggtgatcTTGCGAAGCCATTTTATTAGCGGTGTGCAGACTGCAATTGTATACTCAGTGGGAGGGCGAGCAGTTCTTGCTCTGTACGGATAAAAGAAGACAACGATTGGGTGGGTTATTGACGAAAAAGCCCCTGAATCTCATTTGAGCCATATAAGGCCGTGCCATAACTAGGCCCATCAAGCCCATCAAAGTTTCAAAGAAAACCCCCCTAACATTTTAGGCCGTGCCATGGGCCCAGTATACTGTTTAGGCAGTGCCCATCACAACGCTGTATAACTTGAATGATAATATATTTTCTGATATAATACACAAATACATTATAATTATTTGCCTAATAACCAAACAAATTATTTTCACTGTATTCATATATGAATATGAAACATAGAGTATACAGGGACGAATCACACAGATAGTTTTGAGTTCCTATATTCTTGTTAATTTGGAATCAACTCACATATCTTCGAGATGAGATTCCTCATTCCTTGTTGCAGATGACTAAAAAGGATGAAAACATCTGTTTGGTTTTGGTAATCCCCAACACAGATTATTAACAAAATCGCAGAATCGAGCTCCCATATTATATTAACAAAATCACATCAAATTGGTGCTGTCCCTCTTGCACAGTTTGGCTGGGATGGTGGCAGTCTTGATAATCTGAATGCAAGGAAACCTAACCCTGTGGCGAGAACCCATCTCAGTGTACATCTATCTGTTCCACAGCCCCATTAAGAGTGATGTCTCTGTACTCCTTGTACATGTTGTGATAACCAGTTCGACTTTGGTATTGCAGCCAGATTCCATAGTTCTTGATCTTGGTAGGGTTCTGCTCAAAAATCTTGCACCCAACTTCTTCTGTCTTAGCCAGCTCAAATACAGGTGAGTTGCAGTTCACAGACAAAGACTCACAATTGTAACTGAACTCAACCGACTTATATCTTAATGCATCAGGATGTGTTTTATggaaaataaagtacaacaaaaTAAGCGCTGCCTTAGCAGAGAAATTCAGTGTTGCAACTTCCCAAGCCTGTAAAACGTGGGTCACAATTTCCCCCACACCAACCCCATGCTTCACTTGAATATATATGCAAAACTTGTATTAAGTACATGAAATCTTAAGTTCTCCTGTGGCAAGGCCAATGATATTATAAATCTCATGATGTTGGTCACAGGATCTTCCGCACAATTCAGATCTTCCAAAACAGCCAAAGTGGATGAGAAGTCTGGTGGTGGAAGGATTCAAGGAGTTCGGAGGGAATTCAATAACGGGGTGTTCTGTCTTATTAAACTAGGAAATGCAATTATATAACATAGATTTATATTAGCATTATGGTGTGTCTTGCATTTGACAGCTTATATGGGAATGAGAAAATTTGTCACACATGTCCCAAATATtgaaatagaaacaaaaaagaaaatctacACAGCACCATAAATTCCAAAACCTAACAGAAAATATAGTATTATTACACACAACTGATGctattgaaagaaagaaaaatgtgtGCAACCAACCTGAGCGAAGACAAATGGCCCTCCATCACGCATGCGGAGAGCATCCCGTTCCATGACTGCTAAGTCAGCTCCAACTGCTGGTGCAAGGTCTGTTTTGTTTATTACCTGATATTCATGTAATTAGGATGCTAGATGACCATATTTACTTCTGCAGATATTATGAAGCAGAAAAGTAGGAAATCACATACAAGGAGATCAGCCTGGGTAATGCCTGGCCCCCCTTTTCGAGGAATTTTATCACCACCAGATAcatctataatatatataatgtaatcAGCCAGTTCCCTGCTGAAGTTGGCAGCTAAGTTATCTGCAGTAAGACCAGCATGTATGATAATATTAAAACCACATTGAATTCAGccaaataaattatgaattgtTTCCTTGATAAGAAATAAATTCTGGTACCGGATACTCGGAATGGCACGAGTATGTAGGATGCGCATGAGATATGCCAAATAGCTCAGAGGAGAAGGAAAGAGGGGATATTGTTTTGGTCAATATATATGCCAGAGCCAAAGAGGATCTAAATTTTATCGCAGCAGTTTGAAGTTGACCACCAAAGCCAATTACTGACGTGCAATGAGAAAAATGTAAGTCCATTATAGCATCACTGCAAGAAAAGTACATAACCAGAATTTGTAtccattgaaatttgaaattacctccaccagATTCACAAAGAAGTATGTCTGCTTTGTATAAGTTAGAAAGCTCCTCCAGAGGGCCAAGATTGATGCTGATGTCTTCACGAATTGCAGCATGGGGACATCCTCCAGTTTCTACAGCACGTATTCTTTCTTCAGGAAGCGCCCCATTCTTAACCAAGAACTCACCATCCTCCTTCGTGAATATATCATTTGTCAcctgaaataataaaatttattaatcTGTCTTCCATTTGAATAATCATTGACATGGGTCAATGAAAAATGCGGAAGGGAAAAATGATAAAACGAGATCATCAACTCATAGTAATTCATTGGTTCTAAGTACTTGATTTCTGGGATTAACCAACAGAACTTAGAGCCTTTGAGGCACAGAGCCACAGACCCAAGCATTTACCAAAATAAGTAGCTGTTACACAAAATTGTAACACAAATCCATGAGAAACTCAATAGAACTAGAATGGGAACTAATAAAAATTCAGATTGATAACAAAAACCCAGTGAACTATTTACAGATTATATTTACTGCAGCAAGACTATATTTGTCCCTTAAATATCTACACAAAGCCAGCATCAATGCCGTTTTCCTGTACAGCACAACAAGGCATTTAATCAGAGTCCATATAGTTAGCTCGTGTCATATTTTCTGATGCCTGAACTTACCATGAAATCGCTCTCAAAAtttactattaaaaaaaaaaagatttccatGAAATCAAAATTCCATCTATAATAAGTCGACTGCAATACATTACTTTTGAAGAATTCCAGTGGAAACTTCGAGAGCTCTCTCTAATAAGTGAACGACCAATTATGATAGCAATATTGGTTTgaatgaaaaattgaagaacataGGAAATACCCAGTACCGACAGGGCCGCCGATACCGACAGTGAAATCTCTCTCATTGAAATCCCTATTGATGAGTGGCGGAGCTCTTCTGCTGAAGTAGCCAGGCGAGTATATGGGCTCGTGTGAGTGTGCTGCCAGTCCATCATGGCTATGGTACACCTTCCCGTCTACACCTACCCATGAATTCGTCGGATTAGTGTGATCTTGATGATGATGGTCATGGTGATTGTGGtcatggtggtggtgatgatctTGCGAAGCCATTTTATTAGTGCAGACTGCAAATGTATACTCAGTGTGGGAGGAGGGCGAGCAGTTCTTGGTTTGTTCGGCTTAAAGTAGACGACCTAGCGGGCCCGCTTCACTTGCGCTGAGCGGTACCAcccaaataaagaaattaaaaagaaactcTCGTTCCTTTCTTTTCCATCGGTCAATTCAAACACATTATTAGTCTATTATAAATACTAATCATCTCTACCATAATTTCCAGCGCGGAGAAAAGAAATGATATGCATAAGGGTCCTGATTTACGCACCCTCTATTTTTACTTCCTACACTCCTTTTATCGGGATTCGAGCTTCATGATTTGAATTTATG is from Tripterygium wilfordii isolate XIE 37 chromosome 14, ASM1340144v1, whole genome shotgun sequence and encodes:
- the LOC120015303 gene encoding urease accessory protein G-like isoform X2 — protein: MASQDHHHHHDHNHHDHHHQDHTNPTNSWVGVDGKVYHSHDGLAAHSHEPIYSPGYFSRRAPPLINRDFNERDFTVGIGGPVGTGKTALMLALCRYLRDKYSLAAVTNDIFTKEDGEFLVKNGALPEERIRAVETGGCPHAAIREDISINLGPLEELSNLYKADILLCESGGDNLAANFSRELADYIIYIIDVSGGDKIPRKGGPGITQADLLVINKTDLAPAVGADLAVMERDALRMRDGGPFVFAQKKLGARFLSRTLPRSRTMESGCNTKVELVITTCTRSTETSLLMGLWNR
- the LOC120015304 gene encoding urease accessory protein G, with amino-acid sequence MASQDHHHHHHDHQHQDHANPTNSWVGEDGKVYHSHDGLAPHSHEPIYSPGYFSRRAPPLVTRDFNERAFTVGIGGPVGTGKTALMLALCRYLRDKYSLAAVTNDIFTKEDGEFLVKNGALPEERIRAVETGGCPHAAIREDISINLGPLEELSNLYKTDILLCESGGDNLAANFSRELADYIIYIIDVSGGDKIPRKGGPGITQADLLVINKTDLAPAVGADLGVMERDALRMRDGGPFVFAQVKHGVGVAEIVNHVLQAWEVATGKKQH
- the LOC120015303 gene encoding urease accessory protein G-like isoform X1; its protein translation is MASQDHHHHHDHNHHDHHHQDHTNPTNSWVGVDGKVYHSHDGLAAHSHEPIYSPGYFSRRAPPLINRDFNERDFTVGIGGPVGTGKTALMLALCRYLRDKYSLAAVTNDIFTKEDGEFLVKNGALPEERIRAVETGGCPHAAIREDISINLGPLEELSNLYKADILLCESGGDNLAANFSRELADYIIYIIDVSGGDKIPRKGGPGITQADLLVINKTDLAPAVGADLAVMERDALRMRDGGPFVFAQVKHGVGVGEIVTHVLQAWEVATLNFSAKAALILLYFIFHKTHPDALRYKSVEFSYNCESLSVNCNSPVFELAKTEEVGCKIFEQNPTKIKNYGIWLQYQSRTGYHNMYKEYRDITLNGAVEQIDVH